The DNA window GATTATCCGGGATTTAAACTGAGTCGATTCGAGTTATCGCGCTCCGGGAAATCTTATACGATTGATACCTTGCGTCATTTGCGCAGGAATATGGGTGAGGACACAAATATATTTTTGATCATTGGCGCTGATAATGCCGTTGAAATGGGCGACTGGTTTGACCCCGAAGGCGTGTTGGATATAGCTCATGTACTCGTGGCTGAACGCCCGGGTTTTGAGCGCGAGCGCGTTGATCCCGCTTTCAAGTCTAAGATGCAGTTTATTGAAACACCTCTGCTGGATATTTCGTCAACGGCGATTAGAGAACGCGTACGCACCGGAAGACCGATTTCTTTTTTTGTTCCCGACGCTGTCGTAGATTATATTAAAACTCACGGTTTATATCTTCAGAAGTAGAGGGATAGAGACCCAAGACTTTTAACAGGTTCTGTTATGAAAGACGAAAAACAAGAAGCCGAATGTCCCAGACTTGGGGGAATGCCCGAAGCGCGGATTCAGCGTTATTTCTGCGTGGATGATGACAAGTGTCGCGCGCTGGCGCGTGTATCAGAAGATGCTAAAATCCTTTCAAAAGAAGCCAAAGAAATTGTTGTAAGAGGTGAGGTCGTCAAAGGGTGGATCGTGGAATTGGAGGTCCCCGCTACCGATGGTGTGGTTCGCATGGACCTTGTGGCAAAGCCGTGATTATAGTTCTGATAGGGGGAGTGGGGGGAACTGACTGCTGGACGCACGGCATAACTTTAGTAAAGCTATATTATGGCCCATTCTGATGATTTACATAAGACCAGGGTGACGATCTTTGGCTCTGAATATGTACTCAGTAGTGAGGAGTCGGGGGAATATACCTCTAAAATTTCAAATTTTGTCGATCAAAAAATGAACCTGATTGCCGCGATCGAAGACACAGGTGATACCGCTCGGATTGCACTAATGGCTGCATTTGATATTGCCAATCAAATTGTGCGTCATCGCACTCGACGTCGAGAAGGTCGCATTCGCATAGATGATGCTCTCAGGCGTTTGGAGCAGCATATAGATGGCGCAAAGAAGTGAGGCCCCTCACTTCTCACCTCGTAAACCAATACTTAAAAATTGTAAATAAAATTTTCCACCCTGCCTTGAGGGTGCCTTTTAAAGTGCCAGTAATTTTGGAAACGCCGATGCGTTTTCTATAACTTACTGGCACTTCTTGTATTTTTAACGCCTTTTTTGCTGCTTTGACCTGCATTTCTACTGTCCACCCAAAGGTTTTATCTTGCATATCTAAGTCTCTGAGTGCCCAATAGCGGATTGCCCGAAAAGGTCCCAGATCTGTGTAGGATACGCCAAAGAGGATTTTGATGAGGCTGGTAGCCAGACGGTTGCCAAAACGCGCCTGAATCATCAGCGCACCGGGTTCACTATTGCCTGAAACGCGCGAGCCAATCACGAGATCGGCTCGGTTTTCCAGGATGGGCGCAATCAGGTTTGGCATTTCGTTGGGGTGATCGCTGTAG is part of the Gemmatimonadota bacterium genome and encodes:
- a CDS encoding glycosyltransferase family 2 protein, with the protein product MPAPPRISVIIPVFNEQDAIEKVIGDIPCHLPTEIIVVDNGSTDQTAKLAAAMGARIVRENRRGYGSACLAGIAATNNPDIVVFLDGDYSDHPNEMPNLIAPILENRADLVIGSRVSGNSEPGALMIQARFGNRLATSLIKILFGVSYTDLGPFRAIRYWALRDLDMQDKTFGWTVEMQVKAAKKALKIQEVPVSYRKRIGVSKITGTLKGTLKAGWKILFTIFKYWFTR
- a CDS encoding cell division protein ZapA, which encodes MAHSDDLHKTRVTIFGSEYVLSSEESGEYTSKISNFVDQKMNLIAAIEDTGDTARIALMAAFDIANQIVRHRTRRREGRIRIDDALRRLEQHIDGAKK
- the nadD gene encoding nicotinate-nucleotide adenylyltransferase translates to MTKRVGIFGGTFDPIHIGHLIIGQEIMLQCALDRVVFMPSGDPPLKHTMTSAEDRARMVSLAVRDYPGFKLSRFELSRSGKSYTIDTLRHLRRNMGEDTNIFLIIGADNAVEMGDWFDPEGVLDIAHVLVAERPGFERERVDPAFKSKMQFIETPLLDISSTAIRERVRTGRPISFFVPDAVVDYIKTHGLYLQK